acccaaatcacagaatcatcaagaGACTttcaagatcatccagtccaacagCTGACCCAGCAACACCATAACCACCCCTAAACCATATtgccaagtgccacatccccaAATCTCTTCCTCTGAGTGATGCCAGTGCCTGAATTCCCCCTACCAAAATACAAACAGGATTCCACCTTTAAAAGCCAATTGCTCTgtcttggttggttttttttttcagatgcccGTTCTCAGCGTGAATTCGATGCGAGCCACATTATTACAGCCCAAAGGATTGAGCGGGTGAGGGGCTTGCTGTTTGCGTGAACCGTCCTTGGATTTAGCAATTAGCAGGAAGCCAACAGTGGTTTGAAACCCACGGGAaatgtcccagcccctgccctgcctcagCCGTGCCCCGCGGCTGCCACTGGGGGGATGTATTCTGTCACTCCAGCAGCCCGAAGGATTGGCACATTAGGAGCTGAGTATCAGGAAAAACATTGCACAAGAACTCACACAGTGTAGCCTTGCCTCACAAGGACAGTGCTGGCATCTGCATCGCTGCTGCTGATGGAGCAATCAGCGTCATTTGCATCATTCCTGACTTCTAACCGAGGCTGTCAGTGTGGTGCCCACCCACAGGAACAAACCCAACACGTAGCTAGAGAGTTGTAACTTGCAAGATGTCAGGAGCGTTGATGCCACCAGAGAAGAGCGGAGCCGTGCTCCTGATGGAATTCCTCTGTGATTTTGGTAGAATCCTGCGGGGGAGTATCTGATCCCGAATCCTGAGGAGCTGGACTATGTCAGATACTGCGTGGTGTATGACCACGACACCGGCTTTTTGGGCTGCAGTGACAAtcaggaggagaagaaggaaacagGTACGTGTGACCTATGTCAGTCAAGACCTCACTGCTTCATGGAGATTCTTCCCATTCCTCATTTAATTTTATGAGCTCATTGGAAGAGATGTAAATGTTCCCAGTTTTAGTGAAAAGCTGTGCTCTGCCTCTGTTTTTTCACTGTGTTGTGTATGTTCTCAGGCTTCAAAAATCCAGGTTTTATTTCAAAGCATGCTGGCAGCCCTGGTTTCCCTTCTGTGGATGATCCTCTGAAGCTCCTTGTTGTATGTGAGGAATCTTTTCTTGCCACATTTCCTTGAGATTTGGCTTGTCTAACGATTGCCTTTCAGGGAGCAGTGCTGCTTCAGAGCCTGAAACCATCGGCTCAGGTTCCATGTGTTCCCAGAGTGAGTATTTCCTTCTTTGAGGGTCACAAAAGGCTTTCACTTCATGATATTTAAAAAGACTTACCTTTGAGGGGGGTGGTCATTTGATGGAGTTCACCAAGAAAtgtgaagcactggaaactTTTCCCTATCATTGTTCAGTCTTCCTTGAACCATGGAAGTGTTTGGCTTTCACACATCCTTTGGCAAGGAGTTCTGCTGTGGGCAGAACTACTTCTGTATGTTTGAGCTTTACAAAGGTACAGGAGTTTTAGCAAAGATTCACatcactttttaaagaaaaaaaaaaagtgggggtGTAAGGGGTGATGAATAAAGCAAGCAGGTTCCTAAATGCTCAGTGGTGAGGCAGTAAAGGGAAGGTGTGAAGAATCAGAACTGGGTTTCTATTGTGCTGATCTATTTCTAAAGCAGACATAGCTAGAGGGAAGCAGGATGGATTCCttgggaggaggagcagccatCTCACATAATTTACTTCACTGAGGGGAGTGTTTAAAACATTTGTGAAAAATTTAAGacacttccttttttccctgtttgccTAAAGCAGACTAAAGAAAAGGGCCTCCATAAAATTAAgattattaaatttaaattaataaaatttccCTATTATGGGAACTTATTACAAGCATTTCCCaaagaaaaatggggagaggaaaaaaaaaaatctagaccTACAAAAGAAGCCAGAAGAGGAATAAAAGATCAGGATGAGAGGTGAAAAGCAGCACCACCTGTACCTGACCTGCAGCAACAAGTAAAGGATAAGTCGAGCTTTTAACAAAGTTTTCTTCAGAGCATTAGATGGAATTAAAAAGGATTTGCTGTGGGTGTCAGGGAGGCAGACAGAAACATTGAACCTGCCCTGGCAAACAGCTCTTGGTTCTCTTTAGATACTGGGGAAGGAGATGCCTTACACCATGCCAGAAACTTGCAGCGCTTCACTCGCCACCCCGTGCTCCTCCTGAAGGGAGGGTACAAGCGTTTTTCAGCTTGTTACCATTTCCTGAAGAGCCAGAAGACACTGTGGATGCCTCAGGTGAGATGATACTAATTTGCAAGTAGAAGACATTTGTATTCAACTGATGATGGCTGGTGAATTCAAGTTAGATGGTGTTGCAAACCTGATATCACAGTAATTTCAGACAAAGGAATTAAATGTAATTTGAGTTACTGTGCTTGCCCTGAGTCTCACCACTGGTTCTTTTACagcctctttttcctctcctgttgtGTGAAAGGAAGCTCATGGAAACAACTTGGGAATGCTTCCCTGATAACCCTGAAACTGGCCTATGGAGAATACAGATAACTGAACAAACATTAGCAAATGATGAAAAGAAGCAGACTCCTCTCTTACACGTGGTTATCTGGCATAGTACACAGCAGATGTTTTCAAACAGAAGTACAATTCCTACCAAGCACTGTGATCCATGTCTTTTCATCGGGAAGGGTCACAAAGCAAGTGCTGGTGCCTTGTTTCAATAGGCCCAGGAAGAAAACAGCCATCCACTCACTGGTGTCCTAATTACTCGGTTTCACCTATAAACATCAATCTACTTAGCTTATGAGAAACAATTACCCTTTATTTCACATTTAGGACAGGCAGAGCAGGTTAAGAAGGTGCTGGACAACAGAGCATTTCATTCCAAGGTGCATTTTGTTCCCACTGTTCCCTTCGGGTTCCCAGGGAATAGCCCATGACACAGTGCTAACCTGCGGATGCTACAGCGCAGGAGAGAAAATCGATTCACTTTGTGCTGCTCTGTGAAGGGCAACTCACTGCTGAGCTTCCCCCTCAGACTCAGCTGGACACAGAGCACCTCCTTGCCTCTCAGTGGAAGCTGTTGGTGATGGTTTAAATGGTTCAGCTGCTCCTTTTTGCTCCTGGAGCAGTATCCAAGTATCCAAGCAACCCTTAGGGATGTCGCTGTTGGTTACTCGTGTGTTTTCCTTCTCAGCCTCCACACTGCCGACACTGGATGCAGCTGCAGatttgtgctgtgctgctccagggcacctgcagctctgcaggtggcagATGATTTCTTTTAGCCCTGCAAACAGTAACCAAGGGGAACATCAAATGAATCTGTCatgctgcagcccctccagaCAATGGAAGGGATATATTCCACCTCCTGTTTAGTTAGGGTTTGCTTCAAGTAATGCTGCAACAACAGTGAGGCTGCTAATTATTCTCAGTAAAACTAGCAAAGACTTCAATACACAGCAAATCCAGGTGATTGAATGAATCATTACACTAAAATATGTCATGAGCTGCTGACTAAGTGCCTGTTCAATTCTTCACATGACTTCTGTTTAAGAACTTATCGAGCTAATGGGAGCAAAGACACTCTCTAACCTGAGCCTGTGGTTTCTTTCTGGCAGGAGCTAGACACCTTCCAGCCATACCCTGTAGAAATACTGCCTGAAAAGTTATATATGGGCAATTTCAAGCAGGCCAGTGACAAACAAATTCAGAGAGATCTGAAGATCAAAGCACTGGTCAACGTCTGTGAACAGCCTGTAACACTGTAAGTTAAACAGTTCAAGGCTTACCCTCACCAGTGTCTGTGGTGTGAGAAAATGAGATGACACAGAGTTTATTGGCAGAGGAGTCCGTGTCTGTGGCCTTCCAAGGAAACCTCTGTGCAGATTCCAGTGCCATTTCATGCTCATTCTTCTAATTTCTACTCCAGAGTTAGCACAACAGCAACACAGTCCTGCAGCCCTTGACCATGCCACGGGTGAATTGTGTAAGAGGAGGACTGGGAAGCCCTTGGTATTTCAAGTCTATCACATACCACCACTCTTCAGGAAAAACTTGTATCTCCAAATAGCTTTCAGAGCAAAATCTTACAAACACATCAGTGCAAAAGCTAAATCACCAACATGTCACATTTTTGGTCTTCCTTACCTACTGTGTCCGTGACCAGTCAGCTCAGTCTGCAGGCCTTGCTGGAAATGCAATTTCACACAGTGAAAAACCCAGTGACATTTCTCAAGGTGGTGACCCAAACAATGTAACAAATCCAGTTACCCACCCCAGGACAGGTGCACCAGCAGACATTTATCATGCCTTTGGCTCCAGAGGAGTGTTTCTGCACTGTGGCTAATATTCCCATGCCCTCTACATGATGTGCTTTCACATTTTGGAAATTCCTCACCAATTTTTTACCCTGTGAGCTCTCTGAGTCTGTGGAAGGAGATGCTGCCATAGAAAACCACATGAAGTGAACTGGGGGGCTCCACAAAACTGCCAACACACACTCTGAAAGCACACCTGCTTTCAGTTCATCTGTTTTCATTTATGTCTCAGCTGCAGGTTAAGACATCAATGCTGATACCACTGAAATGGAAAATCAGTGATTAAACTGGTTCTGTGTTACAAACATCTCTGTCTCACCATAACAAATCCCTTATCATGTTAATGATGACGATGATGAAAAACTCACACATGTAACAGCAAACAAAGTGATCACCTTGTCTCCAACAAACACATCTTGTCAAGGCTGCTTCTCTGCGCCATGTGGTCTGTGTGCTCTTTTTCCAGGTTTGCAGAAGAAGGCAAATCCCTCCATGTATCTGTTCCAGATTCACTCGAAGCagatcttttttcttccttccccaccATTTCTCATTTCATAGGTGAGTGGATCGTGATCTGGAATTCCTGAGACCTTGCTCACTGTAGGATATTAGATGGGAGTGACAGGAAGCCCAGACAGGAGGGTAAGCAAGCCCACACCCTGATGGATACCAGAGCTGCCTCACTAACCAGCCTGATGGACAGACAGGAGATTTTACAGGGCATCTGACTctgatgtccctgctcactTTAAAGGATACCTCACTCTGATAACAGGAAGCTTTCCACCCAATCTGAAAAGGCTTTGCTACCAGGGCTTCATTGAATTCCCTCTTGTTCCTTTGCAACAGCCCTTTGACTCTCACCAGCCCAAATCTTCAGCCACCAGAGCTTTATTTGAACCAGAGTGTGACACACATTAGAGAACTCAGCAGGAGGCATTGATAATCTTTGTGATTTCTGGCCCACCGTAGGGCCCAGGAAGACTTTCAGGTTGGACAGCATCAGCCTGCCTACATCAGATAGGACAAGAAAAAACACACTCTGCAGCTCAGTGCCTGCAGCTGCACGGCagacacagctcctgcagctccatcctGATGCTGTCCAACCATGTTATCTTCTATCATGCTTATCAAATAACACCTGCCACAGACCAAGGCCCTGCTGAGCTGTGTCGGACAGAGCCAGAAGCAAAAGAccaccctgtccccacagaCCTTAATCCAAGTACAATATCAGACATGACAACTGCACACAAAGAAACAACATTCCAGGATATAATTTTGTAGTTCTGAACTGAATGTCATTATTTGGTGCACCTAAATGTTGACATTCACTTACTTGCCTTTCGTTGTGCCTCATGCTTTTTCCCAGTAGTATTTCAGAAGTTTCCTTCTCACATCACACCCAGTTTGTGGCTGTTTCCAAACCAGGCTACAAGAGTCTA
This region of Aphelocoma coerulescens isolate FSJ_1873_10779 chromosome 19, UR_Acoe_1.0, whole genome shotgun sequence genomic DNA includes:
- the STYXL1 gene encoding serine/threonine/tyrosine-interacting-like protein 1 isoform X2 gives rise to the protein MAGVMVCEPRHLYNIINQYRWRSRLTEPNYLCLLDARSQREFDASHIITAQRIERNPAGEYLIPNPEELDYVRYCVVYDHDTGFLGCSDNQEEKKETDTGEGDALHHARNLQRFTRHPVLLLKGGYKRFSACYHFLKSQKTLWMPQELDTFQPYPVEILPEKLYMGNFKQASDKQIQRDLKIKALVNVCEQPVTLFAEEGKSLHVSVPDSLEADLFSSFPTISHFIDAQLDVGAVLVFSSLGISRCSTVTMAYLMHSCRFSLQRAWKYLLKCQMNIRPHPGFVEQLSAWETQIYGAPATDISGPNY
- the STYXL1 gene encoding serine/threonine/tyrosine-interacting-like protein 1 isoform X1 — protein: MAGVMVCEPRHLYNIINQYRWRSRLTEPNYLCLLDARSQREFDASHIITAQRIERNPAGEYLIPNPEELDYVRYCVVYDHDTGFLGCSDNQEEKKETGSSAASEPETIGSGSMCSQNTGEGDALHHARNLQRFTRHPVLLLKGGYKRFSACYHFLKSQKTLWMPQELDTFQPYPVEILPEKLYMGNFKQASDKQIQRDLKIKALVNVCEQPVTLFAEEGKSLHVSVPDSLEADLFSSFPTISHFIDAQLDVGAVLVFSSLGISRCSTVTMAYLMHSCRFSLQRAWKYLLKCQMNIRPHPGFVEQLSAWETQIYGAPATDISGPNY
- the STYXL1 gene encoding serine/threonine/tyrosine-interacting-like protein 1 isoform X3 translates to MAGVMVCEPRHLYNIINQYRWRSRLTEPNYLCLLDARSQREFDASHIITAQRIERNPAGEYLIPNPEELDYVRYCVVYDHDTGFLGCSDNQEEKKETGSSAASEPETIGSGSMCSQNTGEGDALHHARNLQRFTRHPVLLLKGGYKRFSACYHFLKSQKTLWMPQVCRRRQIPPCICSRFTRSRSFFFLPHHFSFHRCSAGRGSSAGVLQPGDKPVQHSHHGLSDAFLPLFPAESLEIPSEMPNEHKTTPGLCGTALSLGDPNLWGPSHRHLWTKLLTENIPQGKPLPLSGEKVT